AGTCCTTCGTGCAGCAGGTGCCGGAAAGCTCGGCCAACGCGGCCATCGTAAGCACCACCATCGCCCTGGCATCGAGTCTGAGTCTGGACGTCATTGCCGAAGGGGTGGAAACCCAAGAGCAGTACCAGTGGCTATTGGCCAACGGCTGTTACGCGTTTCAGGGGTATCTGTTCGGCCGGCCCATGCCAGTCGCCGCGCTCGAGGCCATCGCGCTCAGTGCGAGAGAGCGGCCAGACGATCGAGAAGGGTCGGGTGATCCAGGGCCTGGTCGTCGGGAAGAATGACTTCCAGGCGCGAGTCCTGACGCCAGGCGCTCGCCTCGACGCTCAATACGCCCTCGGCGCGATTGAGCCGTTTCCAGCCGCCGTCGGTATGGAACACGCCCTTGGCCCGCGCTGCCTTGGGCAGCTCTGATAGCGTGTGGGCGAGCCGGTCGAGATCGAAGCGCTCATCCGGATGCCAGCGAAGCCCGCTGCTGGCGTAGCCTAGTGCCGAGGCGGTCTCGAGTCGCGGCGAGCCAGGCGCGGGCGAGCCAGGCGCGGGCGGGGCGCCGAAAAAATGGCCCGAAAGCGTTGGCGGGGCGACCAGTACCCGGTGGGCGTCGGGCATGACCACCGTTGATGAACCCGCCTGGCCGCCCTGGGTGAGAAGCGACAGCGGCAGCGCTCCGCCCGCGCTGTCGTGGACCCACTTGGGTGCGGGCCATAGCGCCTCGACGAAGGCCCGGCCGCGGGCGTTCTGGGCTTCAACGGCCTGGTCGGTCAGCGTGAGTACCACGGCGTCCGCCACGGCGAGCTGGTCGTTGAAGGTTTCGTGCTCGCGCACCCGGGGCTCATCGAGTCGGCGTGGGTCGAGGGTGGCGATGATGTCGCGCACCTCCAGCACGCCCTCAAAAGCTTCGCCGCGCAGCAGATCCAGCAGCCCCGCCGGATGGCCAAGGCCCGACGGTTCGATGATCACCCGATCGGGCCTGGAGCGGCGGATCAGCTCGACCAGCGCCGCTTGCAGCACGAACGCGAGCTGGCAGCACAGACACCCGCCGGGCAGGCCTTTGACCACCACGTCGTCGCGATGGTCGAACATCGTTTGGTCGATGCCGATCTGGCCGAACTCGTTGACCAGTACCGCCCATTTCTCTTCCACAGGCTTTTGCTCGATCAGGCTGTGGATAAGCGTGGTCTTGCCGCTGCCGAGAAAGCCGGTCACCACGTGGGTGGGAATGCGCGCCATCGTCACGGGTTAGCCGCCGGTCATGTTCATGAAGCGCACCACCTGCACATCGCCGTCGGTCGTGAAGTGGTGGCGCTCGGGCTTGAGCGGCAGCGCATGGATGATCGCACGCTTGAGCGCGTCCATGTCGCCGGGATGGCGGCGAAGCACCGCGCGCAGATCCACCGAGTGCTCGTTGCCCAGACACAGCAAGAGCCGCCCCTCGACGGTGACGCGCACCCGGTTGCAGCTGTCGCAGAAATTGTGGCTGTGCGGCGAGATGAAGCCGATGTGGCTGTCGCTGTCACTCATCTTGAAGTAGCGCGACGGGCCCGGCGTGGTCACCGTACTTGGCATCAGCGGGTAGCGCGCCTCGATCAGCGCCTTGACGTCGTCGCTTGAGTAGAAGGTTTCGGCGCGAGAGTGATCCGACACATCCCCCAGCGGCATCTCTTCGATGAAGCTGATATCGAGGCCTTCCCGGCGGGCGAAGTCGACCAAATCCAGCACCTCATCGTCGTTGCGCCCCTTGAGGATCACTGCGTTGAGCTTGATGCGCTCAAAGCCCACCTCTTTGGCGGCGCGAATGCCATCGATCACCTTGTCCAGATCACCGGTGCGGGTCAGCGCCTTGAAGCGCGCGGGGTCGAGCGAGTCGAGGCTTACGTTGAGCCGCTTGAGCCCGCCGTCGAAAAGTCGTTGGGCGTGCTTTCTGAGGCTTGCGCCGTTGGTGGTCATGGTGAAGTCACTGAGCCCGGGCAGGGCGCCGATCTCGTCGACCAGCTCGCCAATATTACCGCGCACCAGCGGCTCACCGCCGGTCAGGCGGATTTTCTCAACGCCGAGCTCGGTAAAGGCCCGCGCGACGGTGGCGATCTCTTCGAGGGTGAGCACCTGCGCACGCGGAAGAAAGGTCATCTCCTCGCTCATGCAGTACACGCAGCGAAAGTCGCAGCGATCAGTGACTGAGATCCGTACGTAGTTGACCCGGCGGCCAACGCTGTCAATCAGTTGCTCGGTCATGGCCATCTCTCGAACCGGTGGATGGGGACAGTGTAGTCGATTGGGGCGCGCGAAGCGGCTGGATCGCGACGACCTCGCCCGCCACGGCGACATCGCGCTCCTCACAAAGCTCGATCAGACAGTTGGCCGCCACCATCGAGGT
The window above is part of the Halomonas sp. GD1P12 genome. Proteins encoded here:
- a CDS encoding CobW family GTP-binding protein — encoded protein: MARIPTHVVTGFLGSGKTTLIHSLIEQKPVEEKWAVLVNEFGQIGIDQTMFDHRDDVVVKGLPGGCLCCQLAFVLQAALVELIRRSRPDRVIIEPSGLGHPAGLLDLLRGEAFEGVLEVRDIIATLDPRRLDEPRVREHETFNDQLAVADAVVLTLTDQAVEAQNARGRAFVEALWPAPKWVHDSAGGALPLSLLTQGGQAGSSTVVMPDAHRVLVAPPTLSGHFFGAPPAPGSPAPGSPRLETASALGYASSGLRWHPDERFDLDRLAHTLSELPKAARAKGVFHTDGGWKRLNRAEGVLSVEASAWRQDSRLEVILPDDQALDHPTLLDRLAALSH
- the moaA gene encoding GTP 3',8-cyclase MoaA, with protein sequence MTEQLIDSVGRRVNYVRISVTDRCDFRCVYCMSEEMTFLPRAQVLTLEEIATVARAFTELGVEKIRLTGGEPLVRGNIGELVDEIGALPGLSDFTMTTNGASLRKHAQRLFDGGLKRLNVSLDSLDPARFKALTRTGDLDKVIDGIRAAKEVGFERIKLNAVILKGRNDDEVLDLVDFARREGLDISFIEEMPLGDVSDHSRAETFYSSDDVKALIEARYPLMPSTVTTPGPSRYFKMSDSDSHIGFISPHSHNFCDSCNRVRVTVEGRLLLCLGNEHSVDLRAVLRRHPGDMDALKRAIIHALPLKPERHHFTTDGDVQVVRFMNMTGG